DNA sequence from the Novosphingobium sp. KACC 22771 genome:
CGGCGGATGGCGCTGGTGATCACCTCGCGCAGCCGTTCGGGGCTGACCGTGGCCTTGGCCACATAGTCGGACACCCCGCGCCGCATCGAATCGGCCAGCACATCCTCGGCATCGCGCAAAGTGACCAGAATGACCGGGCAAGGCTCGTCGCGGTGGGCATGAATATCGGGCAGCAGGTCGGTGCCCAATTCGCGGCCCAATTGATAATCGAGCAGCACGCAGTCGAACTTCTGCTTACGCAATTCCTCGCGGGCGCTCGCCAGCGAGTTGGCCTCGACGATGATCGCAAACAGACCCATCCGGTCCAGCGCGCGGATGAACACCTCGCGGTCCACATCATCGTCATCGACCAGCAGGATAGCTTGGGGAGCAGTCTCGGTCATGGCGCGTCAGTGCGGCAGAGGAGGCAGACGAACGGATTGCGCATAATCGCCCAGCAAGGTGGTCAGGCGCGACATTTGCGGCCCCACGGCCGATTTCAGCAAGTAGCCCGCAATCTGATCCCGATAGGCGCGGACCAGATCGGAATCGGAATCCGATGTCGACAAAACAAAAATCACGGCGGAGGAAAGCTTGTCATCGGCGCGCACGGCCTGAAGAAATTCAAACCCGTTCATGCGCGGCATGTTCAGATCAAGCAGCGTGATATAGGGATGCTCGATCACCTTGGGCGAGCGGCCCCGCATGATATCCAGACCCTCCTGCCCATCGGCGGCGCTGATCACATGAAACTCGATCCCCGTTTTCCGCAGCGATCGCGACACGATTTCGGCGGTCAGCTCGTCATCATCCACAACCAGAACATTGAGCCTAGCAGTCATCAAGATCACTCCTGGCAAATCGCGGCCAATAGACCCGGAAATGCGAGCCCCTCTCGCCATCGTCGCTGATCAGTTCGATGCTGCCGCCATGGGCCTCGACCAGCCGTTTGGCGACGGCCAGGCCCAGCCCGGCATTGTTGCGGCCCGAATTTGAAACCGTTTGAAACAGGCGGAACGCGCGCGCCTGAACGGCGGGGGCGATGCCCG
Encoded proteins:
- a CDS encoding response regulator, yielding MTARLNVLVVDDDELTAEIVSRSLRKTGIEFHVISAADGQEGLDIMRGRSPKVIEHPYITLLDLNMPRMNGFEFLQAVRADDKLSSAVIFVLSTSDSDSDLVRAYRDQIAGYLLKSAVGPQMSRLTTLLGDYAQSVRLPPLPH